The following are encoded in a window of Spea bombifrons isolate aSpeBom1 chromosome 2, aSpeBom1.2.pri, whole genome shotgun sequence genomic DNA:
- the GRHL3 gene encoding grainyhead-like protein 3 homolog yields the protein MSNELDYRPVMLIQNESINFQKYSYSNEDDVWSKYLENPMTAASKAMMRANGDDEGVAALSFLYDYYRVPKEKRIIHPGSTGRCEQVKRNCTEYDSDISSFDNTNQLIKFLSDSASSTQDYTDTHKKNSYMTLDCLINPSKMTLPPTTKLDNDTHEDFLGNTCDAYEKNPLNSLFDPLHVPAQQQRWQPDSTFKEDTPTEPLIFSDILRNQAESTCSEEYLSAEANRDFEYTLESPKAIHVKSGDSPMAYLNKGQFYPVNLRTTENRKCLPLSSNKVKSVVMVVFDNEKNPEEQLKRWKHWHSRQPTAKQRVIDVADYKENCNTVESIEEVAYNALSFVWNINEEAKIFIGINCLSTDFSSQKGVKGVPLNLQIDTYDYDTGVKRLIHRAVCQIKIFCDKGAERKMRDEERKQFRRKGKCAEPNNKDIKAPVLSGYRGTDITYLRPVTDMETQPVLFIPNIHFSNLQRCGIVLPAITENNDRLGLKRGCQSFTEGFAVPPSKQPTTENSQRVLLYVRRESEEVFDALMLKTPDLKGLRNAISEKYGLPEERINRVYKKCKRGILVNMDNNIIRHYSNHVAFLLDVTEVEGHFHVTLKEL from the exons TTACCGGCCAGTCATGCTTATACAGAACGAAAGCATCAATTTCCAGAAGTATTCCTACTCCAACGAGGACGATGTATGGTCCAAATATTTAGAGAATCCCATGACGGCAGCAAGCAAAGCAATGATGAGAGCAAATGGAGATGACGAGGGCGTAGCTGCCCTGAGTTTCCTCTATGACTATTATAGG GTTCCTAAAGAAAAGAGAATTATACATCCAGGATCGACAGGACGCTGTGAACAAGTTAAAAG gaaCTGCACTGAATATGACTCAGACATTTCATCTTTTGATAACACAAACCAGCTGATAAAATTCCTTTCCGACAGTGCCTCCTCTACTCAGGactatacagacacacacaaaaagaaCAGTTATATGACTCTAGACTGTCTGATCAATCCCAGCAAAATGACCCTACCGCCAACCACCAAGCTAGATAACGATACCCATGAAGACTTCCTTGGAAACACATGCGATGCTTATGAAAAGAACCCACTCAATTCCCTCTTCGATCCCTTACATGTTCCAGCCCAACAACAAAGATGGCAACCAGACAGTACTTTTAAAGAAGACACCCCCACAGAG CCCCTCATATTTAGTGATATTCTCAGAAACCAGGCAGAATCTACCTGCTCAGAGGAGTATCTCTCAGCTGAAGCAAATCG AGACTTTGAGTACACATTGGAGTCCCCCAAAGCAATTCACGTGAAGTCTGGAGATTCACCAATGGCCTATCTCAACAAAGGACAGTTTTACCCTGTCAACCTTAGGACAACAGAGAACAGAAAATGCTTGCCTCTTTCTTCCAACAAAGTCAAG AGTGTTGTCATGGTTGTCTTCGACAATGAGAAAAACCCAGAAGAGCAACTAAAACGCTGGAAACACTGGCATTCAAGACAGCCAACTGCTAAACAAAGAGTCATCGATGTTG CTGACTACAAGGAAAACTGTAACACTGTGGAGAGCATCGAGGAAGTGGCCTACAATGCTTTATCTTTTGTGTGGAACATCAATGAAGAAGCTAAG ATATTCATTGGCATCAACTGCCTGAGTACAGACTTCTCCTCTCAAAAGGGTGTAAAGGGCGTTCCTCTAAATCTCCAGATTGACACCTATGACTACGACACAGGCGTAAAGAGGCTCATTCACCGGGCCGTCTGCCAGATCAAAATATTCTGTGATAAG gGAGCTGAACGAAAGATGCGAGATGAAGAACGCAAACAATtcagaagaaaaggaaaatgtgcAGAACCTAATAACAAAG ATATAAAGGCTCCCGTGCTCTCAGGATACAGAGGGACAGACATCACATATCTCAGGCCAGTGACGGATATGGAAACTCAGCCAGTATTGTTCATTCCCAACATTCATTTCTCCAACCTTCAACGATGTGGAATA GTACTTCCTGCTATCACAGAAAACAATGACAG GTTAGGGTTGAAAAGAGGCTGTCAGTCCTTTACAGAAGGATTTGCTGTACCACCTTCCAAGCAACCAACAACAGAAAATTCACAAAGAg TATTGTTATATGTGAGGCGGGAATCAGAGGAAGTCTTTGATGCCTTAATGTTGAAGACACCTGATCTCAAGGGTTTAAGGAATGCG ATCTCAGAAAAATATGGTTTACCTGAAGAAAGAATCAACAGAgtttataaaaaatgcaaacgGGG aATACTGGTTAACATGGACAACAATATCATTCGACACTATAGCAACCATGTGGCTTTTCTGCTTGACGTTACAGAAGTGGAAGGACATTTCCATGTTACGCTTAAGGaattataa